Proteins encoded together in one Pogoniulus pusillus isolate bPogPus1 chromosome 18, bPogPus1.pri, whole genome shotgun sequence window:
- the MRPL33 gene encoding large ribosomal subunit protein bL33m yields the protein MFLTVAALAKSKSKYILVRMQSAAETGYGFNIRRLRLQEKLVLLRYDPIAKQRVLFTEKKKIRSI from the exons TGGCCAAGAGCAAATCTAA ATACATTCTGGTGAGGATGCAAAGTGCAGCTGAGACGGGCTATGGTTTCAACATAAGGAGACTCCGACTGCAGGAAAAACTGGTCTTGCTGAGATACGATCCCATCG CAAAACAACGTGTCCTCTtcacagagaagaagaaaatccGCTCTATCTGA